In a genomic window of Xylophilus rhododendri:
- a CDS encoding AraC family transcriptional regulator — translation MTETLLQSVRRHADTFADANGIARTPIPGLIAVRAEQPSGLVHDIYKPLVCLVLQGSKQVAVARQTWSLAPGDSLLIAADLPTVSQVTRATPAEPYLSLVLELDLAVIGELTMQMQAAHGDDHQAARAVPTDTEVADAALRLMRLLDRPQALPILQDQGVREWHYWLLAGRHGAAIRQLGRPESQASRVARAVALLRAEFDRPLPVERLAQTAGMSASSFHHHFRAVTSLSPLQFQKQLRLIEARRRMVAEGASASSAAFAVGYESVPQFTREYGRMFGLPPGRDKQAACNSGSPSIQPCGGLAANAASDVYPRTDL, via the coding sequence ATGACCGAGACCCTGCTCCAGTCGGTGCGCCGCCACGCGGACACCTTTGCCGATGCGAACGGCATTGCCCGAACGCCCATTCCCGGCCTGATCGCCGTGCGCGCCGAGCAGCCCAGCGGGCTGGTGCACGACATCTACAAACCCCTGGTCTGCCTGGTGCTGCAGGGCAGCAAGCAGGTGGCGGTGGCCCGACAGACCTGGTCCCTGGCGCCGGGCGATTCGCTGCTGATCGCCGCCGACCTGCCCACCGTCAGCCAGGTCACCCGCGCCACGCCGGCCGAGCCCTACCTGTCGCTGGTGCTGGAGCTGGACCTGGCCGTGATCGGCGAGCTGACGATGCAGATGCAGGCCGCCCACGGCGACGACCACCAGGCCGCCCGCGCCGTGCCCACCGACACCGAGGTGGCCGACGCGGCGCTGCGCCTGATGCGCCTGCTCGACCGTCCGCAAGCGCTGCCCATCCTGCAGGACCAGGGCGTGCGCGAATGGCATTACTGGCTATTGGCCGGCCGCCACGGCGCGGCCATCCGGCAGCTGGGCCGGCCCGAGAGCCAGGCCAGCCGGGTGGCGCGGGCGGTGGCGCTGCTGCGCGCCGAATTCGACCGGCCGCTGCCGGTGGAGCGCCTGGCGCAGACGGCGGGCATGAGCGCCTCGTCCTTCCACCATCACTTCCGGGCGGTGACCTCGCTGTCGCCGCTGCAGTTCCAGAAGCAGCTGCGGCTGATCGAGGCGCGGCGGCGCATGGTGGCCGAGGGCGCCTCGGCCAGCAGCGCGGCTTTTGCCGTGGGTTATGAAAGCGTGCCGCAGTTCACGCGGGAATACGGCCGCATGTTCGGCCTGCCGCCGGGGCGGGATAAGCAGGCCGCCTGCAATTCTGGTTCCCCTTCAATTCAGCCCTGCGGCGGCTTGGCCGCCAATGCCGCATCGGACGTATATCCCAGAACGGATTTGTAG
- a CDS encoding SDR family NAD(P)-dependent oxidoreductase, with product MSKITLVTGASRGLGRNTAQHIARSGGDVVLTYQSRREEALAAVAEIRGLGQRAVALQLDTGSVAGFADFAQRLREALRQTWQREQFDHLVNNAGHGEYAAFESTTEAQFDGLVNVHLKGIFFLTQALLPLLADGGRIVNLSSGLTRMVLPGYAAYATMKGAVETLSLYMAKELGPRGIAVNTVAPGAIETDFGGGVVRDNPEINRHIAERTALGRVGLPDDIGPMVASLLADGNRWINAQRIEVSGGQGL from the coding sequence ATGAGCAAGATCACCCTCGTCACCGGCGCCAGCCGCGGCCTCGGCCGCAATACCGCCCAGCACATCGCCCGCAGCGGCGGCGATGTGGTGCTGACCTATCAAAGCCGCCGCGAGGAGGCGCTGGCGGCTGTCGCCGAGATCCGGGGCCTGGGTCAGCGCGCCGTCGCGCTGCAGCTCGATACCGGCAGCGTCGCCGGCTTCGCGGATTTCGCGCAGCGGCTGCGCGAGGCGCTGCGCCAGACCTGGCAGCGCGAGCAGTTCGACCACCTCGTCAACAACGCCGGCCACGGCGAATACGCCGCCTTCGAATCGACCACCGAGGCGCAGTTCGACGGGCTGGTGAACGTGCACCTGAAGGGCATCTTCTTCCTGACGCAAGCCCTGCTGCCTTTGCTGGCCGACGGCGGGCGCATCGTCAACCTGTCCTCGGGCCTGACCCGCATGGTGCTGCCCGGTTATGCGGCCTACGCCACCATGAAGGGCGCGGTGGAGACCTTGAGCCTGTACATGGCCAAGGAGCTGGGGCCGCGCGGCATCGCGGTCAATACCGTGGCGCCGGGCGCCATCGAGACCGATTTCGGCGGCGGCGTGGTGCGCGACAACCCGGAGATCAACCGCCACATCGCCGAGCGCACGGCGCTGGGCCGGGTCGGGCTGCCGGACGACATCGGGCCGATGGTCGCCAGCCTGCTGGCGGACGGCAACCGCTGGATCAATGCCCAGCGCATCGAGGTGTCGGGCGGGCAGGGGCTCTGA
- a CDS encoding IS3 family transposase (programmed frameshift), which translates to MTNRLPRRSFDEAFKLQVVKMIREQNLSVPQVCRDMSLTDSAVRRWVEQYDAESAGQPGIGKPLTEEQRRIRQLEAELRQLRQDNDILKKAFGLLRPGTEVIHRVIAQWQKKAETVAVSTLCRVLSVSRAGYYAALKRAARPAVIEPIEVQLKAAFTASGRSYGSRRLRAALEVQGIDVGRWRIRRLMREHRLQPSWKRKFVHTTDSRHTLPVAANVLQRQFAPASANQAWVADITYIRTRSGWLYLAAVLDLYSRKLIGWATAPSMPAELVCAALEMAIGQRKPSPGLIVHTDRGSQYASELHRDVLQRHGLLASMSGKGNCWDNAVMERFFLNLKMERVWQRDYANHAEAAADIGDYIVGFYNSTRLHSTLGYLPPNAFERKMAATRPIELSENS; encoded by the exons ATGACGAACCGCCTTCCCCGCCGCAGCTTCGACGAGGCCTTCAAGCTTCAAGTCGTCAAGATGATCCGAGAGCAGAACCTGAGCGTGCCACAGGTCTGCAGAGACATGAGCCTGACCGACAGCGCGGTGCGCCGTTGGGTCGAGCAATACGATGCAGAGAGTGCAGGCCAGCCCGGCATTGGCAAGCCTTTGACCGAGGAGCAACGGCGTATTCGTCAGCTCGAAGCAGAGCTGCGGCAACTGCGCCAGGACAACGACATCTTAAAAAAAGCAT TCGGCCTTCTTCGCCCGGGAACTGAAGTAATCCACCGCGTGATTGCTCAGTGGCAGAAGAAGGCCGAGACAGTTGCAGTGAGCACGCTGTGTCGTGTCTTGAGTGTCAGCCGAGCAGGTTATTACGCAGCTCTTAAACGAGCAGCTCGGCCTGCCGTAATCGAGCCCATTGAGGTGCAATTGAAGGCCGCATTTACAGCGAGCGGGCGCAGTTACGGCAGCCGTCGGTTGCGTGCTGCGCTCGAGGTCCAGGGCATTGACGTTGGCCGCTGGCGCATACGCCGACTAATGCGCGAACACCGCCTGCAGCCAAGCTGGAAGCGCAAATTCGTTCACACCACCGACAGCCGCCACACGCTGCCGGTGGCTGCAAACGTGCTGCAGCGGCAATTCGCGCCAGCCTCGGCCAATCAAGCTTGGGTGGCAGACATCACCTATATCCGGACTCGCAGCGGCTGGCTTTATCTGGCTGCCGTCCTGGACCTGTATTCACGCAAGTTGATTGGCTGGGCTACTGCACCGAGCATGCCGGCAGAGCTGGTCTGTGCGGCTTTGGAGATGGCCATTGGCCAACGAAAACCCAGCCCCGGCTTGATCGTGCATACCGACCGGGGCAGTCAATATGCCAGCGAGCTTCATCGCGACGTACTGCAACGCCACGGCCTGCTGGCCAGCATGAGCGGCAAGGGCAACTGCTGGGACAACGCGGTGATGGAGCGCTTCTTCTTGAACTTGAAGATGGAGCGCGTCTGGCAGCGCGACTACGCCAATCACGCTGAGGCTGCTGCAGACATCGGCGACTACATCGTCGGCTTCTACAACAGCACTCGACTGCATTCGACATTGGGTTATCTGCCGCCCAACGCCTTCGAGCGAAAAATGGCAGCAACACGCCCTATCGAACTGTCCGAAAATTCTTGA